Proteins encoded within one genomic window of Eurosta solidaginis isolate ZX-2024a chromosome 1, ASM4086904v1, whole genome shotgun sequence:
- the LOC137246849 gene encoding uncharacterized protein, with protein MQRGIFFMISVICLLVSVVYGGDDMNKEQSNKETWHQDLTDTFKIEGSDQGIQRVNLKCGSNSMNVMLETEKPFTGVMYTRGSFYKQTAPCFVKPATQNARSLEMNFQLDQCQTSKDGELYSNIVVIQNDPELITPGDAAFSLECDFRQPRSLDVEANMQTRDRIVRSSKITLTSPDPSTTANDFDSSVQSDTGTVEYMPKRQTANKINTDTVHNENGSETIRLGTVEEIIYTIEKDEL; from the exons atgcaACGTGGTATATTCTTTATGATCAGCGTCATCTGCCTTTTAGTTTCGGTTGTTTATGGTGGTGATGATATGAACAAAGAACAAAGTAATAAAG aAACTTGGCATCAGGACCTAACCGACACATTCAAAATAGAAGGTTCGGATCAGGGCATACAAAGGGTAAATTTGAAATGCGGCTCAAATTCAATGAATGTCATGCTGGAGACTGAGAAACCCTTCACGGGTGTAATGTATACGCGAGGTAGTTTTTATAAACAAACTGCGCCATGTTTCGTTAAACCCGCAACACAAAACGCCCGTTCACTGGAAATGAATTTCCAATTAGACCAATGTCAAACTTCAAAAGATGGCGAACTGTACTCCAATATTGTGGTAATACAAAATGATCCGGAATTGATTACGCCTGGCGATGCGGCTTTTTCACTTGAATGTGATTTCCGCCAACCACGCAGTTTGGATGTTGAAGCGAATATGCAAACACGCGACAG AATTGTACGTAGTTCCAAAATCACACTTACCAGTCCCGATCCCTCAACAACGGCAAACGATTTTGACAGCTCGGTCCAAAGTGACACAGGCACCGTTGAATATATGCCTAAAAGACAAACCGCAAATAAAATCAATACGGATACAGTTCACAATGAAAATGGATCTGAAACGATACGTTTAGGTACAGTGGAGGAGATTATATATACTATTGAAAAGGATGAACTTTGA